Proteins encoded within one genomic window of Triticum aestivum cultivar Chinese Spring chromosome 2D, IWGSC CS RefSeq v2.1, whole genome shotgun sequence:
- the LOC123051944 gene encoding pentatricopeptide repeat-containing protein At4g33990, whose amino-acid sequence MLFSAVGHGLKRRLRSPASPAKAPASPSAAHRRGSHADASPASHASLLLRLRLGPALAEARLLHAAVLVGGHRHGAVLSAQLVQVYARLGQIEHALRLLDGMPMRNSFAWNAAIKGLVDAGRFSEALETYWAMVDDGSVAADAFTYPPVIKACAALGAVEQGRMIREHMEAGVARDDAKPNVFVQCALVDMFAKCGCLGEARSVFESMQQRDVAAWTAMIGGAVHAGDWLNAMSLFNRMRSEGFSADSVIIATVIPACGRVKELRAGTALHGCAVRCGVADDNSVSNALVDMYCKCGCLEMADYLFRSIDFKDVVSWSTLIAGYSQNGMYDASVSLFTEMVASGLKPNSNTMASILPSLSGLKLFRHGKEVHGFSLRHGLEQSKFLGSAFIDFYSRQGFIREAGTVFELIPKKDLVIWNSVVAAYGVNGDTDSALCAFRALQKVGFKPDHVTVISVLPVCNHHSRLIQGKALHAYVVRHDMSSICSVSNALIDMYCKCCCLEKGKDIFQLMTERDTATYNTLISSLGKHGHEDQAIMVFDQMKRDGIAPDKVTFVALLSCCSHAGLTEKGLHFYNSMLQDYNISPDKEHYSCVVDLYSRSGKIDDAWKFISSLREGAEIDVLGCLLGACRVHNRMDIAELVANRIFEKNPSDPGYHILLSNMYADAGMWSDVTKIRTIIEERSLKNITGNSLF is encoded by the coding sequence ATGCTCTTCTCCGCCGTCGGGCACGGGCTCAAACGGCGGCTCCGTTCTCCTGCCTCGCCAGCGAAGGCTCCCGCTTCCCCTTCCGCCGCCCATCGCCGCGGCTCTCACGCGGACGCCTCGCCCGCCTCACACGCGTCGCTGCTCCTCCGGCTCCGATTGGGCCCCGCCCTCGCCGAGGCCCGGCTGCTGCACGCCGCAGTGCTCGTCGGCGGCCATCGCCACGGCGCGGTCCTCTCCGCTCAGCTGGTGCAAGTGTACGCTAGGCTCGGGCAGATCGAGCACGCGCTTCGCCTGCTCGACGGAATGCCCATGAGGAACTCCTTCGCGTGGAACGCCGCGATCAAGGGCCTCGTCGACGCCGGACGGTTCTCCGAGGCGCTGGAGACGTACTGGGCGATGGTCGACGATGGCTCGGTTGCGGCGGATGCTTTCACGTACCCGCCCGTCATCAAGGCATGTGCCGCGCTCGGAGCGGTTGAGCAGGGCCGGATGATAAGAGAGCATATGGAGGCAGGCGTTGCTCGTGACGACGCGAAGCCCAATGTGTTTGTGCAGTGCGCGCTCGTGGACATGTTTGCCAAGTGTGGGTGTTTGGGCGAGGCGAGGAGTGTGTTCGAGAGCATGCAGCAAAGGGATGTGGCCGCGTGGACTGCGATGATTGGAGGAGCTGTGCATGCAGGAGATTGGCTCAATGCGATGAGTTTGTTCAATAGGATGAGATCAGAAGGGTTCTCGGCTGATTCGGTGATCATTGCCACTGTCATTCCAGCATGTGGCAGGGTGAAAGAGTTGCGAGCTGGAACGGCGTTGCATGGATGCGCGGTAAGATGTGGAGTTGCTGATGATAACTCTGTTTCAAATGCTCTGGTTGATATGTACTGCAAGTGTGGCTGTCTGGAGATGGCTGATTACTTGTTCCGTTCTATCGATTTCAAGGATGTCGTCTCTTGGAGTACATTGATTGCGGGGTATTCGCAGAACGGGATGTATGATGCGAGTGTCAGTTTGTTTACTGAAATGGTTGCTTCAGGGTTAAAACCAAATTCCAATACCATGGCAAGTATACTTCCGAGTCTTTCTGGCCTGAAATTATTCAGGCATGGAAAAGAGGTCCATGGCTTCTCCTTAAGACATGGACTTGAACAGAGCAAGTTTCTAGGGAGCGCATTTATTGACTTCTACAGTAGACAAGGATTCATAAGGGAGGCAGGAACCGTATTTGAGCTCATTCCAAAGAAAGATTTGGTCATATGGAATTCAGTGGTTGCAGCGTATGGTGTGAATGGGGATACAGATTCTGCACTGTGTGCATTTAGGGCGCTGCAGAAAGTAGGATTTAAACCTGATCATGTGACTGTTATTTCAGTTCTTCCAGTATGCAATCACCATTCCAGGCTCATCCAGGGTAAGGCACTACATGCTTATGTCGTTAGGCATGATATGAGTTCTATCTGCTCAGTCAGTAACGCACTTATAGATATGTACTGCAAATGCTGTTGCCTAGAAAAGGGCAAGGATATTTTTCAGCTGATGACAGAGCGAGATACTGCTACATATaacacattgatttcttctttGGGAAAGCATGGCCACGAAGATCAAGCCATAATGGTATTTGATCAAATGAAGAGAGATGGAATTGCTCCTGACAAAGTCACTTTTGTGGCTCTACTATCTTGTTGCAGTCATGCAGGCCTTACTGAGAAGGGCTTGCACTTTTACAATTCCATGTTACAAGACTACAACATTTCCCCAGATAAGGAGCATTACTCATGTGTTGTTGATCTTTACAGCAGATCTGGGAAAATTGACGATGCTTGGAAGTTCATTTCAAGTTTGCGGGAAGGGGCAGAAATAGATGTTCTTGGATGCCTCTTGGGGGCTTGCAGAGTGCATAACAGAATGGACATTGCTGAGCTAGTTGCAAACAGAATATTTGAGAAGAACCCCAGTGATCCTGGCTATCATATTTTGCTGTCCAATATGTATGCTGATGCTGGAATGTGGTCTGATGTGACGAAGATCAGAACCATAATAGAAGAGAGGAGTTTGAAGAATATAACAGGAAACAGTTTGTTTTAA
- the LOC123051942 gene encoding H/ACA ribonucleoprotein complex subunit 4: MSSTPPAVASPASEHTKSKKKKSKSKDASADPAAAAADTTSLADAEAKTDGYMIKPQALVPSLDTSTWPLLLKNYDRLNVRTGHYTPLPSGHSPLKRPLAEYLRYGVINLDKPSNPSSHEVVAWIKRLLRVEKTGHSGTLDPKVTGNLIVCVDRATRLVKSQQGAGKEYVCIARFHAAVPDTARVARALESLTGAVFQRPPLISAVKRQLRVRTIYESKLLEHDAERHLAVFWISCEAGTYVRTLCVHLGLLLGVGAHMQELRRVRSGILGEQDNMVTMHDVMDAMWALDNHKDESYIRRVVMPLEVILTSYKRLVVKDSAVNAICYGAKLMIPGLLRFENDIDVGEEVVLMTTKGEAIAIGIAEMPTAVMATCDHGAVAKIKRVVMDRDTYPRKWGLGPVALKKKKMIAEGLLDKHGKPTEKTPAEWLRNVVLPTGGDAMIASLAAAPEPEKVKVEQQDVVPSEQVKEKKKRKTDEDDVTASTPAKKMKVEEVTEAVEGEKSEKKKKKKKDKGEPGSAVSEAVKEEKSSLSDEEKGASEKKKKKKSKEGGDDVAPESAEVEKSEKKKDKKKKSKEGGDDVATESEVEKSEKKKEKKKKKKDAEEAAQ; encoded by the coding sequence ATGTCGTCGACGCCGCCGGCCGTCGCGTCCCCCGCCTCCGAGCACaccaaatccaagaaaaagaagagcaaATCCAAGGACGcctccgccgaccccgccgccgccgccgccgatacCACGTCGCTGGCGGACGCCGAGGCCAAGACCGATGGGTACATGATCAAGCCCCAGGCCCTGGTCCCGTCCCTCGACACCTCCACATGGCCGCTCCTCCTCAAGAACTACGACCGCCTCAACGTCCGCACCGGCCACTACACCCCGCTCCCCTCCGGCCACTCGCCGCTCAAGCGCCCCCTCGCCGAGTACCTCCGCTACGGCGTCATCAACCTCGACAAGCCGTCCAACCCCTCCTCCCACGAGGTGGTGGCGTGGATCAAGCGCCTCCTCCGCGTCGAGAAGACCGGCCACAGCGGCACGCTCGACCCCAAGGTCACCGGCAACCTCATCGTCTGCGTCGACCGCGCCACACGCCTCGTCAAGTCGCAGCAGGGCGCAGGTAAGGAGTATGTGTGCATCGCCCGCTTCCACGCCGCCGTCCCAGACACGGCCCGGGTCGCTCGCGCGCTCGAGTCCCTTACTGGCGCTGTGTTCCAGCGCCCGCCGCTCATCTCTGCGGTCAAGCGCCAGCTCAGGGTGCGGACCATTTATGAGAGCAAGCTTCTGGAGCATGATGCCGAGCGCCACCTTGCCGTGTTCTGGATCTCTTGTGAGGCCGGAACCTATGTCCGGACGCTCTGTGTGCACCTTGGGCTGCTCCTGGGTGTCGGTGCACATATGCAGGAGCTGCGCCGTGTGCGGTCAGGTATCCTCGGAGAGCAGGACAACATGGTCACCATGCACGATGTGATGGATGCCATGTGGGCACTTGACAACCACAAGGATGAGTCTTACATAAGGCGTGTGGTGATGCCGCTCGAGGTAATTCTTACCAGCTACAAGAGGCTTGTTGTGAAGGACTCTGCTGTTAATGCTATCTGCTATGGTGCCAAGCTTATGATTCCTGGGTTGCTCCGGTTTGAGAATGACATTGATGTTGGGGAAGAGGTTGTTCTCATGACCACGAAGGGGGAGGCAATTGCCATTGGTATTGCTGAGATGCCCACTGCTGTTATGGCGACTTGCGACCATGGTGCTGTAGCGAAGATCAAGAGGGTGGTGATGGACAGAGATACATACCCAAGGAAGTGGGGACTTGGTCCGGTGGCActtaagaagaagaagatgatcgcTGAGGGCCTCCTTGATAAGCATGGGAAGCCAACTGAAAAGACCCCGGCTGAGTGGCTTCGTAATGTCGTGCTTCCTACTGGTGGTGATGCGATGATTGCTAGCCTTGCAGCTGCTCCTGAGCCCGAGAAGGTGAAGGTGGAACAACAGGATGTGGTGCCAAGTGAGCAGGTCAAGGAGAAGAAAAAGAGGAAGACTGATGAGGATGATGTGACTGCTTCTACACCTGCAAAGAAGATGAAGGTGGAGGAGGTCACTGAGGCAGTGGAAGGGGAGAAgagtgagaagaagaagaagaaaaagaaagacaagGGAGAACCAGGATCAGCTGTTTCGGAGGCAGTGAAGGAGGAGAAGAGCAGTTTGTCTGATGAGGAGAAGGGTGCCagcgagaagaaaaagaagaagaagagcaaggaaggCGGTGATGATGTTGCTCCAGAGAGTGCGGAAGTTGAGAAGagcgagaagaaaaaggacaagaagaagaagagcaaggaaggTGGTGATGATGTCGCTACAGAGAGTGAAGTTGAGAAGAGtgagaagaaaaaggagaagaaaaagaagaagaaagacgcAGAGGAGGCGGCACAATAG
- the LOC123051945 gene encoding hydrophobic protein LTI6A, with protein sequence MADEGTANCIDIILAIILPPLGVFFKFACGIEFWICLLLTFFGYLPGIIYAVWVITK encoded by the exons ATGGCGGACGAGGGGACGGCCAACTGCATCGACATCATCCTCGCCATCATCCTGCCGCCGCTCGGCGTCTTCTTCAAGTTCGCCTGCGGG ATCGAGTTCTGGATCTGCTTGCTGCTCACCTTCTTCGGCTACCTCCCCGGCATCATCTACGCCGTCTGGGTCATCACCAAGTAG